GTCCCTGCCTGCTGGGTCGATGTGGAAACGCTGGATGATCTGGACGCTGTGGCCTCGGCCTTTCGCAAAACCCACGGCTTCCGCCTGAGGATTGCGACGAAGTATCACCGACTGGTGCGCGAGTTTCTGCGTGACGCCGGAGTTGCGGACTATCAATTGGTGGATAGCCAAGGCGCGACCGAGGGGACGATCAAGAACCTGACGGCTGAGGCGGTTGCGGATATCACCTCGACGGGCGAGACATTGCGGGCCAATCACCTCAAGATCCTGTCCGATGGGTTGATGTTGAAGTCCCAAGCGACGCTCTTCAAGTCGCGCAGAGCCCCGGTTGATGACGGAGAGAAAGCAATCCTGACCCGCCTGATCGAGCAACTCGGGATTGAAAGCTAAATAAAAAAAAGCCCCGGTGCAGGTGCCCGGGGCTTTCTCGTTCGATTTGCTTAGCGCTTACCAGCAG
This is a stretch of genomic DNA from Cognatishimia activa. It encodes these proteins:
- the hisG gene encoding ATP phosphoribosyltransferase; translated protein: MTIKLGVPSKGRLMEKTFDWFGARGISLARTGSDREYAGKVDGIEGVELVLLSAGEIPRELAAGRIHLGVTGTDLVREKLGMWEQQVKELAPLGFGGADLILAVPACWVDVETLDDLDAVASAFRKTHGFRLRIATKYHRLVREFLRDAGVADYQLVDSQGATEGTIKNLTAEAVADITSTGETLRANHLKILSDGLMLKSQATLFKSRRAPVDDGEKAILTRLIEQLGIES